CTTCAAGCAGCAACAAAGGTGCAAAAAACAAGCCCCGATCTTCATGCAATCGGAAGCTTTGGCCGTCGGGTGAGTTCTTCTCCGTGCAATTGTTACGATTTCAAATGCACGCTTCGCAAAGCGCGAAGGGGAGATTTCTGCAAGCGTTCTGCAAAAGAAACCTCGGCAGGCACTTACATGATGGGCCGAGGCTAGCAGCTGAGAGCTCCTAACTTGGATCAGCGCGAGCCCCTGCTAACACACGTTCTTCCTGCCTGACGACGCAGGGGATCATGGGGTTGGTAGTTTCACGTAAATGGTATGCGCCGGGGAAACAGGAGGAGCTGCATGCGCTGTTGTCATAcaagagtgtgtgtgcgtgcgtgcgtgcgtgtgcgcgtgcgtgcgtgcgtgcgtgcgtgcgtgtgtgcgtgcgtgcgtgtgtgcgtgcgtgtgtgcgtgcgtgtgtgtgtgtgtgtgtgtgtgtgtatttcaaAGCATGAGTGTTCATTGctaaagtattttattgtaatatatcgaaactgaaaatgcaaatagaaactctATGGGTCATATTTGTACTCATATTTATAAGTACTTTTACTCAGTTATATTTTTAGGCAAATTATACTTTTTGTGTCTCTTGGAGAATAGATAGTGCTCATGGTTTAAATAGGTATAAATGTGAAGTGTGTAAAGTGCAGGTGAGTGTAATAAAATCATTTGACcccatgtatgtatgtatgcatgtatgtatgtatttatttaaggactttcaattacatttaaatgataaaaatactttttaatcaTTCATCTGCTATCTTGGAGTCCATTTTTAGTTGTGTAACAAGGTATAATGTTTCATGCATTTGATTTTATAtccatgtatttatttgtttggttaATAACTATGTGCAATGTGGAAGAACGTAgagtatattttatttaatgaccTGTTGCACAGGAGAGTCTATTCcaacatgcaaaaaaaaacatacaggcAAGGAAAAAAGTGACATAAGTGGCATAGCATTACTATAAAAGCCTACTGTAAATCATTAAACTAACATTTTATGCCATTGCAAATTTGCACAAGATTTGAAAGAGTGATATTTCTCATTGTATTTAAATTAGCACCTAAAAACAAGTTACAACAGTTGTTGTAATTGTggtaaaatcttttttattctaaagtgaactaaaaataatattactgtCTACAGTATACAATGCACAATACTATTGTGAATATTTGCATAACTAATTTAAAATCTGAGTTGTTCTCTGTCTTTAACAAATGAGACCAGTGTTGACATAGGATGTTGTGGTTACACGCACATGCATGCTGTGATTttcctaaaaatgtaaatgctttttctttttcttccagCCTTGTCAAAGAAGAAAAATTAACTGTGATATGACTTATGTTTGAAGGCAAAATGTATATCAAAGCCTGTTTCAATTTAGTACATGTATGCCACAAGCcatttttacacattaaacATACTGTTTAATTTTTTAACACTTTGTTTGACAGTAAACCCTAACTCACTATGTATAATGGATGGAACACATCTCCTCTTATTGTGTTGcattttaatattgcattgaCCTTCTAAACCATGAACATATATTTACATCCTAACTGTGTTTTCTGTAGACCAACTGCTGAAGCATGATGCTAAACCGTCATCCAAATGCATCAATGCATTTCTTTTATATCATTTCTTGGTTGCTGTGATTGTCTGGTATATGGGCTTTACGATGATGTGCAAGTACAGCGCTCCATCCACCAGGTACTCAGATGTGTGATTCTGCAGGTCCACATCAGACAGGAAGTCCACCTCCTCTGTGCTTTGGTGGAAGCTGAACACATGCCGCACCACAAGTTTGCCCTGCTTTTTGGTCGAGACGAGCACAGTCTTCTGGAAGCTCACGCCTGCAAAATCGGCACTGGAAGTAGCAGGTGTAATGATGATACGAGGCTGGCCGGCACCGTTTCCTCCATCAGTGCGCAGTGGTTGCATGGCACCCTGTTCTGTGTACATGGGCCGCAAGCTTAGAGGGAGCCAACGGGGTGAGAACAGGGCGTTCCACGTCACTCGCTTACTGGAGTCGAAACCACTGGGGCCCAACTGCATCTGGAAACTGCTGCTGCGGTCGTCCCGCGCCGGGTTACTAATGATCCACTGGGAGCCCCATACGGGCGAGAGATAGTTGCGTGGCACGAAGAGGCTGCAATTCACATCGAAGAACTTGGCCAACTGAAGCGGTGAGGCCGAGTGGAACTGGTACGCCATGTAAAGCAGATCGCGCACTGACTCGTGGTGGCGCTCCAGGATGGGCGAATGCCGTTGAAGGCGAAAGAGTTCTCGCGAAGGGATCATGGCGTAGCGCACCAGGCGAAGGGCGTTCTCGGCAGTCAGGTTGTCCGGGTCATTCCGAGTGAGCCAGATTTCGAGGGCTTCGAACAGCTCTAGCTCGCTCTTGAGGACTAGGTCAGAGCGCTGCAACAGGGTCATTAGCAGTTCCACGCTAACCGACGGCCATTCTGCACTCTGAAGCACAGATGACAGATTCCATGACAAAAACTGAAGGCAGTTGTCTCTCAACACTGTGTCGCCAACCGACGTGGCATACTGGAACCAACCCACCACATGATCGCCGAGAGAATCGCTGGCCAAGTTCTGGC
This genomic window from Triplophysa rosa linkage group LG18, Trosa_1v2, whole genome shotgun sequence contains:
- the btbd17a gene encoding BTB/POZ domain-containing protein 17 translates to MAKLLVNGMPVQIYLMFVLLAAGSHKQLVHGAGLRAEGLVEGTTEVISHSQGLVARLESLLVLGNDSDISLRVETVDADEVKVIQAHTLVLSLQSPVFDAMLRNRNGSTLVLREMAECMAVFEKFIRYLYCGELSLQLDQAAPLHRLATKYGISSLQQGLTQYMSQNLASDSLGDHVVGWFQYATSVGDTVLRDNCLQFLSWNLSSVLQSAEWPSVSVELLMTLLQRSDLVLKSELELFEALEIWLTRNDPDNLTAENALRLVRYAMIPSRELFRLQRHSPILERHHESVRDLLYMAYQFHSASPLQLAKFFDVNCSLFVPRNYLSPVWGSQWIISNPARDDRSSSFQMQLGPSGFDSSKRVTWNALFSPRWLPLSLRPMYTEQGAMQPLRTDGGNGAGQPRIIITPATSSADFAGVSFQKTVLVSTKKQGKLVVRHVFSFHQSTEEVDFLSDVDLQNHTSEYLVDGALYLHIIVKPIYQTITATKK